Genomic segment of Betaproteobacteria bacterium:
ATTTCTGAATCGACAAAGAAGCAGCTAACCATTCAAGTGAACGCGCGAGACCTTGGGGACGTACGAGTCAAGGGAAAGGATGAGTCCATTCGAATCTTTGAAATACTTACGGGCTAGACTGATCAAGTAAGGAGATCGGCGCGTTCTAACGCGAGCCTTGCCTGGAGCAAATATTCATATTGAATTAATGGCTACTCAATACAACTTAGAACTTTGGAAGCGCAATCCGGCGGCTCCATTGCGTGAATACAAGGGAATGAGCCTGAAAACAAAGGATCCGACAGAATTCGATCGCCCTCTTTCGGCAGATGAGGTGCAACGGCTAAACGACTTTCTCCGACGGCATGCTCCGTCCCACTTCGCGAAGCTGTTCCCAGATGAATAGGCCCGATGCTGAGTCTGCAGCTATTGATTGAATGTGTCCGCCCTCGATAGCGAAAGTTCAGTAGCACTCAGCTCGCACAAGAATGAGGGCGAATGGGAGCGGATGCTCGGGTCAATCGATTCTGAGGGGTAGCAGCCCAATTGCGGGAAACATATTGGGGACAACTATCGACATTTCATCCCTGTTTTCACGCGTGAGTGTGGCAGTCGCCACCAAAGCAAAAAAGGGACCTAGGCTCGCGCCTAAGTCCCTGAGAAAACTGGTGGGCCGTGCAAGATTCGAACTTGCGACCAACGGATTAAGAGTCCGCTGCTCTACCAACTGAGCTAACAGCCCGGAACCGGGGGAGGAAGGAGGAACGCCTTCGACGGGAATCTTGGTAGGGCGTGGCGGATTCGAACCGCCGACCAACGGATTAAAAGTCCGCTGCTCTACCAACTGAGCTAACGCCCCGGAAAGCGGGAAATTATAGCTTTCCGCGGGAGTTCGGGTCAAACCGGAGGCCTCTCAAGCCTCCCGCTCAAGGCGCCAGACCTGGTATTTCATGGTGGCCCAGGAGCCCGCGACGATGGCGAGGGTCGTCAAGACCGAGCCCAGGGCCAGCGTGGAGATGCCGGTGATGCCCTGGCCGATGGTGCACCCGAGCGCCGTCACGCCCCCGAACCCCATCAGGATGCCGCCCACCACGTGGTTGGCGGTGTCCTCCGCGGAGACGAATCCTTCCCACCGGAAAGTGCGTGTCGCAAGCGCGTAGGTCGCCGAGCCCGCGATCACCCCGAGGCCCAGCGCGATGCCGAAGGTGAAGGCGAGCGACTTGTCGCTCCACAGCAGCAGGATCTCGAGGAGGTAGGCGGCCGGCGCCACGAAGGAGAGCGACTCGATCGTGCGGCTGTTGGTGCCGAAGAAGGTGTTCTCGAGGGTATCCGGGTTCTCGCCGAACCCGATGTGCCCGGTCACGTACCAACCGGCCACGATGGCCGCTCCCAGCACGACGCCGCCGAGGATGTGGTCGAAGTTGCCGCGGAAATCACGATCCTTGAAGATGAAGGCGACCAGCGCCACGACCGCCACGGAAGCGACGCCGACGTAGGCAGCCTTGCGCTCGACCCCGAAGAGGGCCGAGGCGATCGACGGCAGGTCCTGCCCGGCCACGCCGCGCGAAGCGAGATCCAAGCTCACCGGGTCGAGCCAGGTCACACGCCAGATTGCGAAGAGTCCCTTGATCGTCATGTAGGCCGAGATCGCGAGGAAGGCAAGGACCACGACCGACTTGAGGCTTCCTGCGCCGATGCGCAGCAGCGTCTTGTTCCCGCATCCCGAGCCCAGCGTCATGCCGACGCCGAAGACGAACCCGCCCACCAGGAAGGACAGCCAGGCCAGGCCGGGCCGGGTATAGATCGACTTCGAGAGGTCCACCGTGCCCGTGAGGTGCAGCGCCGTGGCCCCGGCGATCGCGACGGCCATCGCGAGCATCCACATGCGCATGCGGCCCCAGCTGCCCATGTTCACGACGTCGGAAATCGCGCCCATCGTGCAGAAATTCGTGCGCTGGGCGACCGCGCCGAAGACGAATGCGATGCCGAAGCCGGACAACGCGACAAGGGTGGGAAGGTTCGAGGCGGAACTCATGCGGGTCTCCCGATTTTCCGGGCCATTATTGGGGGCACCCCTGCGCTGGCCCATCCCTCCGATGGGCTAGGCCCCGATACCCAAGTGGGGAGGAGGCTATCGTTCCGCGGCAGGATGGTAGCGCGTCGGGTCGGGGAGACCGGCCCGCGCGAATCCGTCCCGGCGAAGCCGGCAGGAATCGCATCGGCCGCAGGCGCGCCCCTGCGCATCGGCGTCGTAGCAGGAAACGGTGAGGGCGAAGTCCACGCCCAGCTCGTGGCCGCGGCGCACGATCTCGGCCTTGCCCAGGTGGACGATCGGGGAACGCACCGCGATGGGCGAGCCCTCCACCGCCCGCTTCGTCGCGAGATTGGCCATGGCCTCGAAGGCGGCGAAGTACTCCGGCCGGCAGTCGGGATAGCCCGAATAATCGACCGCGTTGGCGCCGGTGAAGATCGCGTCCGCCCGGATCACCTCGGCGTACGCAAGGGCGAGCGACAGCAGGATCGTGTTCCGGGCCGGGACATAGGTGATGGGGATGCCGGAAGATGGCGCCGTCGGGACGGCGATTGCCGGATCGGTCAGCGCTGAGCCGCCGAACACTCCGAGATCCACCCGAATGGTCCTGTGCTCGGCGGCGCCGAGGGCTCGCGCCACTTCGGCCGCGGCAACCAGCTCGGCCCGGTGGCGCTGGCCGTAGTCCACCGAGAGCGCGTGGCAGCGCCACCCCTCGGTGCGGGCCATGGCGAGCACGGTTGCGGAGTCGAGCCCTCCGGAAACGAGGACGACGGCGTTCTCCATCGCGCCCCCCTAGCGTCGCGTCGCCGCCAGGCGCGTGCGGGCCTTCCCGGCCGCTTCCGAGGTGGGGTAGCGGGCGATGATGTCCTCGAGCGTATTGCGCGCGGAGCCCCCATCGCCCTGCTCGGTCTGGACCGCGGCGATGGCGAGAAGCGCGTCGGGCGCCTTGGGCGACTGCGGATAGTGGGCAAGAAGCCCTTCCTGCGTGGCGAGAGCGCCCTTGTAGTCCTTCAGGTTCGCCTGGCAGATGCCGATCCAGTACGTGGCGTTGGGCGCAAGCGCGCTCTGCGGGAAATCCTTGAGGAAGGCGCGGAACGCTTCCGACGCCGAGGCGAAGTCGTTGCGGCGAAAGAGGTTCGAGGCTGCGTCGTAGGTCTTCACCTCGCGCGCCTGGTCGTCCTTCGATTGCGGCTTGGCAATGGCGGCTACCGGCTCCGCGGGCGGGGTCGCGGATGCCGGGGCAGCGGCACCCTGTGCGGGCGCGCCGCCTCCCTCGAGCCGCTTCAGCCGCGAGTCGAGGTCGAGATAGAAATCGCGCTGGCGCTTCTGGATCTGCTCGTTCTGGTTGGCCAGCACCTCGATGCTGCCGCGCAGGCGGGCGATCTCCGCGTTGAGCCCCTCGATCTGGCGAAGCAGGTCCACCACGCCGATGTTGCGAACGCTCTCCTCGAGACGGCCGATGCGCTCGGACGTCTCGCGGGCGCTTTTCTCCTGCGCGGCGCGGATGTCGTCGATCCGTTTTCTCGCCTCGTCATCGTCGAACAATCCGGCCTGGGCGAGGCCAGCGGCGGCAAAGGCGATCGCCGCCGCCGCAAGGCGGATGCTACTCGCCGGCATACTTGATGTCGTCGCGCCGGTTCTGGGCCCACGCCGCCTCGTCGTGCCCGGTCGCGGCGGGCTTCTCTTCACCGAAACTCACCGTCTCGATGCGACCTTCCTGCACGCCCAGCACGGTCATCACCTTCTTCACCGCCTCGGCGCGGCGCTGGCCCAGGGCGAGGTTGTATTCGCGGCTTCCGCGCTCGTCGCAGTTGCCCTCGACCCGGATCTTGGTGTCCTTCTTCTCCACCATGTACTTCGCATGCGCCTGCACCACGCCGCGATACTCGTCCTTCACCGCGTTGGAGTCGAAGTCGAAATAGACGCTTCGCTTGGACAGGATGTTCTTCGGATCCGTGAGCGGGTTCGCCGTGATGATCGGCTGCGTCGCGGGCGACGTGGTCGTGGCGGCGGTCGTCGGCTGGGTGGTTGCCGGTGTCGTGCGATCGGCAACGGGCACCTCCTTCTTCACGTCCTGGCTGCTGCAGGCGGCGACGAGGGCGGCCATCGCTATGCTCAAGGCAATCTTTTTCACGGCTGACTCCTTCTGGTATGGCGTGTGGATAGAGGACAGCGGGATTCTGCGCCCCGCTCAGTTCGTAAGCAACGGGCCCCACGCGGGATCGCGGACGTCGCCGGTTGACGACACGAGGCGCTGGCGCACGCGCCCGTCGCTCGACACCGCGGCGAGTTGGCCGCGCCCGTTGGCCTGCGCCTCGTAAAGGATCATCTTGCCGTTGGGCGCGTAGCTGGGCGAATCGTCCAGCGTGCCGTCGGTGAGGACGGTCACCTGGCCAGTGGCGATCTCGAGCACCGCGATGCGGTACTTCCCGGACTCTCGCTGCACGAACGCGATCGACTTGCCGTCGGGGCTGAAGCGCGGGCGCACGTTGTAGGTGCCCTCGAACGACAGGCGCTGTGCCGGGCCGCCCTCCGATGGCATGCGGTAGATCTGCGGAGAGCCCCCGCGGTCGGACGTGAACGCGATCCATTTCCCGTCGGGCGAGAAGCAGGCCTCGGTGTCGATGGCGGGCGTGACCGCCATGCGCCTGGGCTCGCCGCCGGCGGCCGGGATCACGTAGATCTGCGAGATGTCGTCGCGCGTGAGGGTCACGGCAAGCCGCGAGCCGTCTGGCGACCAGGCCGGCGCGCTGTTGTTGCCCCAATAGTTGGCCACGACGCGGGTCGTGCCCTGCGCGAGGTTCTGCACCACCACCACCGGCTTCTTCTGGTCGAAGGACACGTAGGCGATGCGGCTGCCGTCGGGCGACCACGCGGGCGAGATGATGGGCTCGTTCGAGGCGAGCACCGTCTGCGCGCCGGCTCCGTCGGCGTCCGACACCTGCAGCTCGAAGCGCTTGCCGCGCTTCACCACGTAGGTGATCTTGGTGGAGAACACGCCCTTCTCGCCCGTGAGCTTCTCGTAGATCACGTCGGCGATGCGGTGGGCCGTGGCGCGAAGCTGGGCGGGCGCCACGACGTAGGAAAAACTCGCGAGCTGCGACTGCTTCTGGACGTCGAAGAGCCGGAAGCGCACTTCCACCCGGCCGTCGGCCTGCGGCTCGATCTTGCCGATGACGAGCGCCTCGGAGGAACGCGCCTGCCAGTCCACGAAGTTCACTTCCGATGGCTCGGTGGGCACGGGACTCACGCCGACGGCGTTCACGAGCCGGAAGAGGCCGGTGCGCGCGAGATCCGCGCCGACCACGGTGCTGACCGGTTGCGGCTGGGCCCCCTCGCCTGCGAACGGCAGGACCGCGATCGGGATCTGCCGACCTCCAGACGTGGTGATGTCGATGGTGAGCTGCGCCCGCGCGGCGAACGCGAGGCATGCGAGCAGGACGGCGAGTAGGAATCTATTCATGCTCTTGGGGCCCTCGGCGGGCCCGGGGCCCGGCTAGCGTTCGTGCTGGATATTCAGGGTAAGGCTTCGGAACTGGCCAAAAAGTTCCGGGTCGCTGGGAACCGGCAGGGGCTGGGCACTTCGGATCGCGCGCTCGATGGCCGTGTCGTACACGCGATTTCCGCTGGACTTCACGATGACGATATCGAGCACTTCACCGCCCGGCAGGATCGTGATGCGCACCTGCACCTCCGGCTGCCCCTTGACCGTATCCGGAACGTTGGCCTTGCCGCGGATCTTATCGCGGATGCGCCCGCGGTAACGATCGATTTCCGACAGGCGAACCTGGCTCGCCGCTTCCGCCGCGGCCTTCGCCTCGGCATCGGCTTTCGATTTGGCCTCCGCTGCCGCCTTCGCCGTGGCCCTTGCCTTGGCATCGGCCGCCGCCTTCGCGTCTGCGACCGCCTTCGCCTGCGCCACCGCCTTGGCTTCCCGAGTCTTCTTCTCCAGCTCCTGCTTCTCCAGCTCCTTCTTCTCGCGTTCCTTCTTTTCCCGCGCTTTCTTCTCCGAGATGGCCGCGTCGGGTTTCGGCGGCTCGGGTTTCGGCTCCGCCTTGGGAGGTTCGGACTTCACGGGCTCCGGTTTGGGCTCGGGCTTCGGTTCGACCTTCGGCGGCTCCGGTGCGCTTTCCGGTTTCGCAGGCACCGGCTCGGACTTCCGCGTCGCGGCGGGAGGCCCCGGAGGAAGCTTGTCCCACAATTCGGCCTGGAGCGGCGGCGTGGGCCGGCTCTGCCAGGACACTCCGAAGACGATCAGCGCAAAGAAGGCCGCGTGGACCACAACCGCGAGGACGATCGAGCGGATTCTCCCCGGCTGGCGGGGCCGTTCGTGCGCTTCTGCCGGCGCCTTCACGAGGGACCCGTTAGGGAGCCGGGCGCGCGAGAAGGCCCACGCGCTTCACCTGCCCCTGCTGCAGAATGTCCATCACCTTGAGGACTTCCTCGTATCGCACGTTGCGGTCGCCGGCGATCACCACCGCCTGGCCGGCGTTGGCCTGCTGCGCCGCGCGCACGATTTCGAGGAGCTGTGGCCGCTTCACGAGGAGTTCGTCCGGGGACCGCGAGCGGTCCACGACGAAGAGTTCGCCGTTCACGCGCACGCGCACCTCGAGCGGCGCCACCGCAGGATCGAGCTTCGAGCCCACCTGCGGCAGGTCGATCTGGCCCGGATTGATGAGCGGGGCGGCCACCATGAAGATGATGAGCAGCACCAGCATCACGTCGATGTAGGGCACGACGTTGATCTCGCTCATCGCGCGGCGCCGGCGCATCTATCGCTCCGGCTGGTGGGCCTGGCGCTGCAGGATGTTCGAAAGCTCCTCCATGAAGCTCTCGTAGCGGCCCGCGAGCCGGTCGATGTCGTGCGCGAAGCGGTTGTAGGCGATCACCGCCGGGATGGCCGCGAAGAGCCCGATCGCGGTGGCCACCAGCGCCTCCGCGATCCCGGGCGCCACCTGCGCGAGCGTGGCTTGGGCCACGTTCGACAGGCCGCGGAAAGCATTCATGATTCCCCACACCGTGCCGAAGAGGCCGATGTACGGGCTCACCGAACCGACCGTCGCCAGGAAGGAAAGGTGGGACTCCAGTGAATCGACCTCGCGCTGCAGCGTGGCCTTCATGGCGCGGCGCGTGCCGTCCATCAGCGCGGTAACGTCGGCGCCGGCCCGCCCCTTGAGCTTCAGGTACTCCTTGAAGCCTGCCTCGAAGATCCGCTCCATGCCCGCCGCGACGTAGCGACCGCCGGCGGCCCGCTGGTAAAGGCCCACCAGGTCTGTGCCGCTCCAGAACTCGCGCTCGAAGGCCTCCGCCTGGCGGTGGGCCCGGCGCAGCGCGAAGACCTTCATGAAGATGTAGGTCCACGAGAAGAGGGAGGCGAGCACCAGGACCGCCATGACGGCCTTCACGACGATGCTCGCGTTCACGATCATCGCGAGGATGGTCAGGTCGTGGCTTACGATCATGCTTTCCTCGGCTTTCCTAGAGTGAGGCCTGCATCTTGCGACGCAGGGCCTCGGGAATTTCGGCGGGCTTGAAGTTATCCCCCGTCACGCTCGCCACCGTGATCTTGGCGCGCACCAGCACGTCGTCCTCGCGGCGGATCTCCTGCGCGAAGACGCAGCGAACCTTGCCGAGCGACTCGAGCTGGACGCTTGCCACCACGATGTCGTCGAGCCGCGCGGGATTCACGAACTCGACCGCCGCCTGGGTGACCACGAAAACGATGCGATGGTTCCTGGCGAGCGCCTGGTGGTCGAACCCGAGGTGGCGCATCCACTCGGTGCGCGCGCGCTCGAGGAACTTGAGGTACTCGCCGTGATAGACGACCCCACCGGCGTCCGTGTTCTCGAAGTACACGCGGACCGGGAAGGAATAGACGAAGAGCTCAGGCTGCAGCCGGGGCTTCACCGGGATCTTCGTCATCGGAAGAGCCCTCCGCCCGGCGCCGGCCCTCCCGCGAGCCCGAAGTGCTGGTAGGTGAGTGCGGTGGCCATGCGCCCGCGCGGGGTGCGCTGGAGGTAGCCCTGCTGGATGAGGAAGGGCTCGAGCACGTCCTCGATGGTGTCGCGCTCTTCCCCGATCGCCGCGGCAAGGTTGTCCACGCCGACGGGCCCTCCGCCGAATTTCTCCACGATGGCGAGCAGGAGCTTCCGGTCCTGGAGGTCGAGCCCGATACCGTCCACGTCGAGCATGCGCAGCGCCATGTCGGCCACCTCCGCGGTGACGCGGCCGTCGAACTTCACCTCAGCGAAGTCGCGCACGCGCCTGAGGAGGCGATTGGCGATGCGTGGCGTCCCGCGGGAGCGCCGCGCGATCTCGGTCGCCCCTTCCACCTCGATCGCCATCGCGAGCAGGCCGGAGGAGCGCGTGACGATGCGCTGAAGCTCCTCGGGGGAATAGAACTCCAGCCGCGCGACGATCCCGAAGCGGTCGCGAAGCGGGTTGGTCAGCATGCCGGCGCGTGTGGTCGCCCCCACCAGCGTGAAGGGCGGCAAGTCGAGCTTCACGCTCCTGGCCGCCGGCCCCTCGCCGATCATGATGTCGATCTGGTAGTCCTCCAGCGCGGGGTAGAGGATCTCCTCGACGATGGGGCTCAGCCGGTGGATCTCGTCGATGAAGAGCACGTCGCGCGGCTCGAGGTTGGTGAGGATCGCGGCCAGGTCCCCCGGTCGCTCGAGCACCGGGCCCGAGGTCTGGCGCAGGTTCACGCCCATTTCGCGCGCGATGATGTGCGCAAGCGTGGTCTTGCCCAGGCCCGGCGGACCGAAGAGGAGCGCGTGGTCGAGCGCCTCGCCGCGATTGCGCGCCGCGGAGATGAAGATCTCGAGCTGCTCGCGAATCTTCACCTGCCCGACGTACTCGGCGAGCTGGCGGGGGCGAAGCGCCCTCTCCTCGCCTTCTTCCTGAGGCGAAGCCGGGGCGCCGGCGATCAGGCGGTCGGTTTCGATCACGGCTTGGCGAGCACCTTCAGTGCCTGGCGGATGGAATCTGCAAGCGTCAGGTCCGGCGGCAGGTCGCGGATCGCGATCGATGCCTCGCGGGCATTATAGCCAAGGGAGAGCAGCGCATTGAGGACGTCCGAGGCGTGCGGTGCGGAAGCCTTCGCCGCGGGGAGCGTCGAGGGCAGCTTGTCGCGCAACTCGAGGACGAGCCGCTCCGCCGTCTTCTTGCCGATGCCCGGGACGCGGGTGAGGCGCGCCGCGTCATCCGAGGCAACCGCGGCCGCCAGGTCGTCCACCGAGAGCCCGGACAGCACCGACAGCGCCACCTTGGGGCCGACGCCGCTCACCTTGAGGAGCTGGCGGAAGGCCGTTCGCTCGCCGGCCGTGAGGAACCCGAAGAGCAGGTGCGCGTCCTCGCGGACCACGAGGTGCGTGAGGAGCTCGACCGCCTCGCCCGTCTTCGGCAGGTTGTAGAACGTGCTCATCGGCACGTCGATCTCGTAGCCCACGCCGCTGGCCAGGACCACCACTTGCGGCGGGTTCTTCTCCACGAGCGTCCCGGCGATTCGCCCGATCATGCGAGCCTGCCGCCGCGCATCCTGAGACCCTGGGTCGGCAACGCCCCCAGCCCCAGCCCCCCGTGGGCGTGGCAGATGGCGCAGGCGAGAGCGTCGGCCGCGTCGGCCGAGGGGTAGCCGGCGAGATTGAGCAAGCGCTTGACCATCTCCTGCACCTGTTCCTTGTGCGCGTGCCCCTTGCCCACCACCGCCTGCTTGACCTGCAGCGCCGTGTACTCGGCGACCGGCAGGTTCGCCAGCACGGCCGCCGAGACGGCCGCGCCCCTGGCCTGGCCCAGCAGCAGCGTCGATTGCGGGTTCACGTTCACGAAGACCTTTTCGATGGCGACATGGTCGGGGTGGTGCGTGGCGATCACCTCCGCCAGGCCGTCGAGAATCGTGCGGATGCGTTCCGGAAGCTCGCCCTTCTCGCGCGTGCGGATGCAGCCGCTCGTCACGTACTCCAGGCGCTGGCCCTCGCGGCCGATCACCCCGAACCCAGTGACGCGAAGGCCCGGGTCGATCCCGAGGATGCGCAGGGAAGTCCTTCCCGGCCCGGCCGCATGACCGGTTGACGGCTCGTCCCTCGACCGCGCCTCGACCACGCCCCTACGCCGCCTCGTCCAAGGCCGCGGTGGTGTACACCTCCTGCACGTCGTCGAGGGACTCCAGCGCGTCCAGGAGCCGTTGCATGCGCGCCGCCTCGTCACCGCCGAGCGCGGTCTCGTTCAGGGGCTTCATCGTCACGTCGGCGAGCTCCGCCTTGAGGCCCGCCTTCTCGAGCGCAGCCTTCGCGGCCGCGAACTCGTGGGGACCGGTGAGCACCTCGATCGAGCCGTCGTCGTTCGTGACGACGTCCTCCGCCCCGGCTTCGAGGGCCACTTCGAGCAGTCTCTCCTCGCTGGTGCCCGGCGCGAAGACGAGCTGCCCGCAGTGCTTGAACAGGAAGACCACAGACCCGTCGGTGCCCAGGTTGCCGCCGTGCTTCGAAAACGCGTGCCGGACGTCGGCCACCGTGCGCGTGCGATTGTCGGTCAGGCAGTCCACGACCACGGCGGCGCCGCCGATGCCGTAGCCTTCGTAGCGGATTTCCTCGTAGTTCACGCCCTCCAGGTCACCGGTGCCGCGCTTGATGGCGCGCTCGATGTTGTCCTTGGGCACGTTGTTCTCGTTCGACTTGTCCACCGCGAGTCTCAGCCGCGGATTCATGTCGGGGTCGCCCCCGCCCATTCTCGCGGCGACCGTGATTTCCTTGATGAGGCGGGTGAAGATCTTGCCGCGCTTGGCGTCCTGGCGACCCTTGCGGTGCTGGATGTTCGCCCACTTGCTGTGGCCTGCCATGGGTCTTCGCCGCGAATTCAGTTTCGAAGGGGCTAATGGTAACATCCTCGCACCGTCTTCCCCTTCGAACCCGCCCCGTGCTGCCCCCTCTTGTCGTCGCGAAATCCGGCGTTGATCTGGGCCTGCTTCCAGGCATGGCCAACCGCCATGGCCTCATCTCGGGCGCGACCGGAACCGGCAAGACGGTGACGCTCCAGGCGCTTGCGGAAGCGCTGAGCTCGATCGGCGTGCCCGTGTTCATGGCCGACGTGAAGGGCGACCTCGCCGGACTCGCCGAATCCGGCGGATCCAATCCCAAGGTGGCAGAGCGCGTGAAGATGCTCGGCCTTCGCGACCATTCGCCCCTCGCCTTTCCCGTCGATTTCTGGGATGTCTTCGGCGATCAGGGGCACCCGGTTCGCGCCACGATCTGCGAGATGGGCCCGCTCCTGCTCGCGCGCATTCTCAACCTGAACGAGACGCAATCCGGCGTGCTGGCCGCCGTGTTCAAGATCGCCGACGACGGCGGGCTCGCCCTCCTCGACCTGAAGGACCTTCGCGCGCTCCTGCAGTACGCCGGGGACAATGCGGCGCAGTTCCGGACGCAGTACGGCAACATCTCGACCGCGAGCGTCGGCGCCATCCAGCGCGGCCTCCTGTCGCTCGAATCCCAGGGTGGCGAGAAGTTCTTCGGCGAACCGGTCCTCGCGCTCGAGGACCTCATGCAGACGGTGGACGGCAAGGGCGTGGTGAACATCCTGGCCGCCGACAAGCTGCTCGCCAGCCCGCGCGTTTACGCGACGATGCTGCTGTGGCTGCTCTCGGAACTCTTCGAGCAGCTGCCTGAAGCGGGTGACCCGGACAAGCCCAAGCTGGTCTTCTTCTTCGACGAGGCGCACCTGCTCTTCAACGACGCCCCGAAGGAACTCCTCGACCGGATCGAGCAGGTCGTGCGCCTGGTGCGCTCCAAGGGCGTGGGGGTCTGGTTCGTCACGCAGAATCCGCTGGACGTCCCGGACACGGTGCTGGGGCAGCTGGGCAACCGGGTGCAGCATGCGCTTCGCGCCTTCACGCCGCGGGACCAGCAGGCCGTGAAGGCCGCAGCGACCACGTTCCGCCCGAACCCGAAGGTCGATGTCGAGAAGGCCATCACGGAGCTCGGGGTCGGCGAGGCGCTGGTGTCGTTCCTCGACGAGAAGGGCCGGCCCTGCCCGGTGGAGCGCGCGTTCGTCATCCCGCCGCGCTCGCGCATCGGGCCGATCACCCCCGCAGAGCGCCGGAACGTGATTGAATCCTCGCTGGTGGCGGGCCATTACGAGAAGGC
This window contains:
- a CDS encoding DUF853 family protein, which codes for MLPPLVVAKSGVDLGLLPGMANRHGLISGATGTGKTVTLQALAEALSSIGVPVFMADVKGDLAGLAESGGSNPKVAERVKMLGLRDHSPLAFPVDFWDVFGDQGHPVRATICEMGPLLLARILNLNETQSGVLAAVFKIADDGGLALLDLKDLRALLQYAGDNAAQFRTQYGNISTASVGAIQRGLLSLESQGGEKFFGEPVLALEDLMQTVDGKGVVNILAADKLLASPRVYATMLLWLLSELFEQLPEAGDPDKPKLVFFFDEAHLLFNDAPKELLDRIEQVVRLVRSKGVGVWFVTQNPLDVPDTVLGQLGNRVQHALRAFTPRDQQAVKAAATTFRPNPKVDVEKAITELGVGEALVSFLDEKGRPCPVERAFVIPPRSRIGPITPAERRNVIESSLVAGHYEKAVDRESAYEKLAARAGERAQGESTGGGAFGGILDKLGFPGGNAAKARTRETALEAAAKSAARAMGSEVGRRIIRGVLGSILGGRR
- a CDS encoding YebC/PmpR family DNA-binding transcriptional regulator, translated to MAGHSKWANIQHRKGRQDAKRGKIFTRLIKEITVAARMGGGDPDMNPRLRLAVDKSNENNVPKDNIERAIKRGTGDLEGVNYEEIRYEGYGIGGAAVVVDCLTDNRTRTVADVRHAFSKHGGNLGTDGSVVFLFKHCGQLVFAPGTSEERLLEVALEAGAEDVVTNDDGSIEVLTGPHEFAAAKAALEKAGLKAELADVTMKPLNETALGGDEAARMQRLLDALESLDDVQEVYTTAALDEAA